The DNA region AATGTGCTACACCGTGAATTACTCAATAAAGGGATTGAGCTGCGGTTAAGTACCGGGCTTAGTGAGGTCAACAGCCACAGCAGTTTGCCATCAGAACCAGAAGCTACCGATGTTTACGATAAACCTTCCAGCCATCACTCTGCATTGGCATTAACCCTGTCTTCGGGGCAGACCCTGATAACTGACATGGTCATTATGGCGGTTGGCGTCAAACCCGAAGTGTCATTGGCAAATAGCGCGGGTTTAGTTTTGGGGGAACGTGGTGGCATTAAAGTTGATGCGGCTATGCGCACCTCAGATCCTGATATTTATGCCGTTGGCGATGCTGTCGAAACGCCAGATTTTGTCACCGGCAATGCGGCTTTGGTGCCATTAGCTGGGCCAGCAAATCGGCAGGGACGCATTGCTGCCGATAATATGCTGGGGTTGGATAAACAATATCGGCGTACTCAAGGCACGGCTATTTGCAAGCTGTTTGATTTGGCGATTGCCAGCACTGGCCTCAATGAGAAAACCCTGCTGCGGTTGCAATTACCATATGAAAAGGTCTATGTGCATACCGCCAGTCACGCAGGCTATTACCCTGGGGCGCATCCGGTCACGCTAAAACTGTTATTTGATCCCAACAATGGCAAAATTTTGGGCGCTCAAGCGGTTGGCATGGATGGCATTGATAAGCGTATTGATGTGCTGGCGGTAGCACAGCGTGCCGGTATGACCGTCAGAGATCTGCAGGATCTGGAACTGACTTATGCGCCACCGTTTGGCTCGGCCCGCGATGTGGTAAATCAAGCGGGAATGGTGGCGACTAACGTGCTAGATGGTGATGAGCAGGTATGCCATGCTGATGAGGTTGCTAATCCTTCTGCTGAGCAATTGGTGTTGGATGTTCGTAATCCACCAGAACTGACTAACGTTGGGGCGTTTCCTCAGGCGCTGAACATTCCTGTTGATCAACTGCGTCAACGCTTAAGTGAGTTGCCAAAGGATAAGGAAATTCTGGTCGCCTGTCAGGTGGGTTTGCGTGGACATGTCGCCTACCGCATGTTACGCCAGCATGGCTTTAAGGTGCGCAACCTTACTGGGGGTTTTAAGACTTTTCAGATGACAATGGCTAAATTTTGATGGCAGTAAGCGGCATTCACCCACGCCGCTTTTTAATACCGTATTAATGTGCAACAGACATTAACGGTACAAAATCAGCGGCTCTGAGCAGTAACAAGACGCGACCGCGGTATGGCTGACTATAGAGCGCTTGTTTCAACATAACATCCGCAGGCTGTTTGACCGGGTAGATCACTATCGCCTGTGGATGTTCTTTCAACCAATGCAGACGCTTACTGATGTCTGCGTCCTGTAATTCCACAATCGGTTGCTGTAATCGACCGGCAAATTGAAACTGGTTGTCGTATTTATCCCAAAATGCCAACTTGTTTCCCTGCTCCTGTAGCTGTCGCACTTGCTGTGCCGCTGCGGTTATATCATAGGCTTCATGTAACGGTTGTCTCACCGCCAAGAGCATACTGGTTATTAACAGCGGAAACACCAGCAAGTGCACAAACGGCACTAATCTTTGCTGTTTGCAACGCCATAGTGACAGCCACAGCAGTAACAGTGGGATCACTATTACCCAGAGTGCAATCTTGGGATCATCTAGGTTTTTGAACACTTTGTCAGCCCATAGCGGCAACGACCCCAGCAGCAATATCACCATTACGCAGAGTGCTGCCAGCAGATAGCTAGGTGCAAATTTTTCTGGCTGGAGCTTGGCCGCAAAAAATAACGCAATTAGCGGCATTAGCGGACATAGATAATGTAACTGTTTGCCACTGATCAGGCTAAAACACAGCACTATGATGAGGATGTAGCACAGCAGTGCTTGCTCACGGTTATCGCGTAAGTGGAATATCCGGCTACGCCAGATACCACCCAGTAATGGTATGGGCAGCAATAACACCGGCAGCAGATAGAGATACCAGTAAAAAGGCCGGGCGTGAGCAAATGCAGTTACTACTCGGCCAGCGGTTTGTTTCCAAATAAGTTCGTTCTCATACGCTCCGCCACCGGCGATTACGGCTGGTATAACCCAGCAACTCAAAAGCACTAGTCCCAATAATATCGCGATAAGACTGCCCCGAAAAAACTGGCCGTTAGTCATGCTGTTATGTGGTTGCCACCAAGGGCGCAGCAACATAAATGGCACTGCATACAGCAGCATGACGGGCCCTTTGGTCAGTAACCCCAGCCCAATAGCCAGCCCCCAAGCAGCATAAAGCGCTTGGCACCCGTGTAACTAAAACCTAAGGTGCTGAGCAGCCATAGCAACACAAAGACACTCAGTACCAAATCAAACATGACAGTCGGCAGATAAAAATTCCAACCTGCCAATGCCAATAACAGTACCGGCGCGTAGCTGGCGGCATTTTCGGATTGTGGAAAGTATTTTCTGGCTAATACATAGAGCAAAGCAAAATTAAGGCAGGAAAACAAAGGAATCGATAGACGCGCAGGCCACTCGTTAACACCAAAAATGAGCCAGAACAGATTGATTAACCAAAACAGTAGTGGTGGTTTATGGGCATAAGTCTCGCCATTCTGATGGGGTACTAGCCAGTTATGATCGCGCCACATTTCCCAAGCAACCGAAACGTATCGGGTTTCATCGACTGGCATTAATGGCCGTAGCCACAAATGTGCCGCTATTAGCATGAGTGCCACTAAACACGTCAAACCGAGGAATGTCAGCGGGGTCAGGCTTAAGGTATTTTTTGCTTGATTGATTAGGCGGTTACTCATCCGTTGGAGAATTCCGACTACTGTTATCGTGTATTGTGCCGCTATGGTGACGGGTGAATATTAATAAATTATTAACACATCCTGCGAGATATCCTTAAGCGATTTGACTCATTGGTAGTCATAACATTAAGCATTGGTGTTTTGGGCGGGCTCATGTTGGTTTGAAATATTCAACATGCCACGATAACGATAGTGAAGGGATAATGGGTGTGTTATGTCTTCCGCTATTTCATTGAAAAATAACCGTTAATAATCGACATAAAAAAGCCGGTGATTATGACCAGTAATCACCGGCTTTTGCTTGCACAGATGAACAGACGAGGTAACAGGTTGCTGTGCTACAACCGGTATTTACTACAGGCGATATTCAATCCCCAGCCAGAAGTTTCGGCCTTGTTCAATAAAGCCTTCAGAATATTCATAACTGCGATCAAACAGGT from Shewanella dokdonensis includes:
- a CDS encoding FAD-dependent oxidoreductase, coding for MTKIVIVGGVAGGASAAARARRMSETAQIIMLERGEFVSFANCGLPYHIGGDITARDALLLQTPESFKKRFDVDVRVFNEVLSVDSAHKKLQVKNLLTGDSYEESYDKLLLSPGAAPVKPPIPGINNPHVFTLRNIADMDTIIAALAAHKPQHATVVGGGFIGLEMVEALHQRGIRISLLELASQVMAPVDAEMANVLHRELLNKGIELRLSTGLSEVNSHSSLPSEPEATDVYDKPSSHHSALALTLSSGQTLITDMVIMAVGVKPEVSLANSAGLVLGERGGIKVDAAMRTSDPDIYAVGDAVETPDFVTGNAALVPLAGPANRQGRIAADNMLGLDKQYRRTQGTAICKLFDLAIASTGLNEKTLLRLQLPYEKVYVHTASHAGYYPGAHPVTLKLLFDPNNGKILGAQAVGMDGIDKRIDVLAVAQRAGMTVRDLQDLELTYAPPFGSARDVVNQAGMVATNVLDGDEQVCHADEVANPSAEQLVLDVRNPPELTNVGAFPQALNIPVDQLRQRLSELPKDKEILVACQVGLRGHVAYRMLRQHGFKVRNLTGGFKTFQMTMAKF
- a CDS encoding ArnT family glycosyltransferase: MSNRLINQAKNTLSLTPLTFLGLTCLVALMLIAAHLWLRPLMPVDETRYVSVAWEMWRDHNWLVPHQNGETYAHKPPLLFWLINLFWLIFGVNEWPARLSIPLFSCLNFALLYVLARKYFPQSENAASYAPVLLLALAGWNFYLPTVMFDLVLSVFVLLWLLSTLGFSYTGAKRFMLLGGWLLGWGY